One segment of Mycoplasma sp. E35C DNA contains the following:
- a CDS encoding phosphoglycerate kinase, with amino-acid sequence MVTYNKKTLKDVDLKDKTVIVRVDFNVPIKDGKVADEKRIVAALPTIKYLIEQNCKIILLSHLSRIKSLDDIKSNKKSLRPVYENLAAKIDNVKFLDKNEGYDVVEATKKLQPKEVLLLENTRYNDVNEAGEVVKKESKNSPELGKFWASLAEVFVNDAFGTSHRAHASNVGIAKNIKDSCVGFLVQQELEALSKLTNKPARPFVVILGGAKVSDKLKVIESLLKTADHILIGGGMVNTFNKAKGFHIGKSLFEPEMLDTAKRILDNDKDNKIILATDQMVTKASEITDIKTAKAGECVFAKDQEEEDFEALDIGVESIQTFKSYIQKAKSIFWNGPLGVFENPNYERGSLEIAKAIANSDSYSVIGGGDSAAAANKFKLADQFSFVSTGGGASLTFMEDTVLPGIECIQEK; translated from the coding sequence ATGGTTACATACAATAAAAAAACCTTAAAAGACGTTGATCTTAAAGATAAAACAGTAATTGTGCGTGTTGATTTCAATGTGCCAATTAAAGATGGTAAGGTTGCTGATGAAAAAAGAATTGTTGCAGCATTACCAACAATTAAATACTTAATTGAACAAAATTGTAAGATCATTCTTTTAAGTCACTTAAGTAGAATTAAATCATTAGATGATATTAAATCTAATAAAAAAAGCTTAAGACCCGTTTATGAAAATTTAGCTGCAAAAATTGATAATGTTAAATTTTTAGATAAAAACGAAGGTTATGATGTTGTTGAAGCTACTAAGAAATTACAACCAAAAGAAGTATTATTATTAGAAAACACACGTTATAACGATGTTAATGAAGCTGGTGAAGTTGTTAAGAAAGAATCAAAAAACAGTCCAGAACTTGGTAAGTTCTGAGCTAGTTTAGCAGAAGTGTTTGTTAATGACGCTTTTGGAACTAGCCACCGTGCTCACGCTTCAAATGTTGGGATCGCTAAAAACATCAAGGATTCATGTGTTGGTTTTTTAGTGCAACAAGAATTAGAAGCTTTATCAAAATTAACAAACAAACCAGCACGCCCGTTTGTCGTAATTTTAGGTGGTGCTAAGGTATCTGATAAATTAAAAGTAATTGAATCATTACTAAAAACTGCTGATCACATCTTAATTGGTGGTGGAATGGTTAATACTTTTAATAAGGCTAAGGGATTCCATATTGGTAAATCATTATTTGAACCTGAAATGCTAGATACTGCTAAACGCATTTTAGATAATGATAAAGATAATAAGATCATCCTAGCAACTGACCAAATGGTAACAAAAGCTAGTGAAATCACTGATATCAAAACTGCCAAAGCAGGAGAATGTGTTTTTGCTAAGGATCAAGAAGAAGAAGACTTTGAAGCTCTTGATATTGGGGTTGAATCAATTCAAACTTTCAAATCATACATCCAAAAAGCAAAATCAATTTTCTGAAACGGTCCATTAGGGGTGTTTGAAAACCCGAACTATGAACGCGGATCATTAGAAATTGCTAAAGCAATTGCCAATTCAGATAGTTATAGCGTAATTGGTGGTGGTGATAGTGCTGCTGCTGCTAACAAGTTCAAATTAGCTGATCAATTCAGCTTCGTATCAACTGGTGGTGGTGCTTCATTAACATTCATGGAAGACACAGTGCTACCAGGAATTGAATGCATCCAAGAAAAATAA